One genomic region from Ammospiza caudacuta isolate bAmmCau1 chromosome 1, bAmmCau1.pri, whole genome shotgun sequence encodes:
- the LDLRAD4 gene encoding low-density lipoprotein receptor class A domain-containing protein 4 isoform X3: MSSERLNRTAVKDARLKDLLLERAELEFVQIIIIIVVITVMVVVIICLLNHYKLSTRSFINRQSQSRRQEETLQTIMYAPRSRDRFTTPSFMQRDRFSRFQPTYPYMQHEIDLPPTISLSDGEEPPPYQGPCTLQLRDPEQQMELNRESVRAPPNRTIFDSDLIDISMYNGGPCPPSSNSGISATNYSSNGRMEGPPPTYSEVMGHYPGSSFFHHQHSNMPPSSQRGSRLQFQQNNSESTIVPSKGQDRKPGNLV; this comes from the exons ATGTCCAGTGAGCGGCTTAACAGGACAGCGGTGAAGGATGCGCGGTTAAAAGACCTGTTGTTGGAAAGAG CTGAACTGGAGTTTGTTCAAATCATCATTATAATCGTGGTTATAACTGTTATGGTGGTAGTGATCATCTGCTTGTTGAACCATTACAAACTCTCGACTCGCTCCTTTATCAACCGGCAGAGCcaaagcaggaggcaggaggaaaCTCTGCAGACG ATCATGTACGCCCCGAGGTCCAGGGACAGGTTCACCACCCCATCCTTTATGCAGCGGGACCGTTTCAGTCGCTTCCAGCCCACCTACCCTTACATGCAGCATGAGATTGACCTTCCTCCCACCATCTCCCTCTCGGACGGCGAAGAGCCGCCGCCGTACCAGGGCCCGTGCACGCTGCAGCTCCGGGACCCCGAGCAGCAGATGGAGCTCAACCGGGAATCCGTCAGGGCGCCGCCCAACCGAACCATTTTTGATAGCGACTTGATAGACATCTCCATGTACAATGGGGGTCCCTGCCCACCCAGCAGCAACTCGGGCATAAGTGCAACCAACTATAGCAGTaatggaaggatggaaggacCGCCCCCGACGTACAGCGAGGTCATGGGCCATTACCCCGGCTCCTCTTTTTTCCATCACCAGCACAGCAACATGCCTCCTTCCTCGCAGAGGGGGAGCAGACTTCAGTTTCAGCAAAACAATTCAGAGAGCACAATAGTCCCCAGCAAAGGCCAGGACCGGAAGCCAGGGAACCTGGTCTAG
- the LDLRAD4 gene encoding low-density lipoprotein receptor class A domain-containing protein 4 isoform X2 — protein sequence MSSERLNRTAVKDARLKDLLLERAELEFVQIIIIIVVITVMVVVIICLLNHYKLSTRSFINRQSQSRRQEETLQTEGCLWPSESSVSRQGASEIMYAPRSRDRFTTPSFMQRDRFSRFQPTYPYMQHEIDLPPTISLSDGEEPPPYQGPCTLQLRDPEQQMELNRESVRAPPNRTIFDSDLIDISMYNGGPCPPSSNSGISATNYSSNGRMEGPPPTYSEVMGHYPGSSFFHHQHSNMPPSSQRGSRLQFQQNNSESTIVPSKGQDRKPGNLV from the exons ATGTCCAGTGAGCGGCTTAACAGGACAGCGGTGAAGGATGCGCGGTTAAAAGACCTGTTGTTGGAAAGAG CTGAACTGGAGTTTGTTCAAATCATCATTATAATCGTGGTTATAACTGTTATGGTGGTAGTGATCATCTGCTTGTTGAACCATTACAAACTCTCGACTCGCTCCTTTATCAACCGGCAGAGCcaaagcaggaggcaggaggaaaCTCTGCAGACG GAGGGGTGCTTGTGGCCTTCAGAAAGCTCGGTTTCACGCCAGGGTGCTTCAGAG ATCATGTACGCCCCGAGGTCCAGGGACAGGTTCACCACCCCATCCTTTATGCAGCGGGACCGTTTCAGTCGCTTCCAGCCCACCTACCCTTACATGCAGCATGAGATTGACCTTCCTCCCACCATCTCCCTCTCGGACGGCGAAGAGCCGCCGCCGTACCAGGGCCCGTGCACGCTGCAGCTCCGGGACCCCGAGCAGCAGATGGAGCTCAACCGGGAATCCGTCAGGGCGCCGCCCAACCGAACCATTTTTGATAGCGACTTGATAGACATCTCCATGTACAATGGGGGTCCCTGCCCACCCAGCAGCAACTCGGGCATAAGTGCAACCAACTATAGCAGTaatggaaggatggaaggacCGCCCCCGACGTACAGCGAGGTCATGGGCCATTACCCCGGCTCCTCTTTTTTCCATCACCAGCACAGCAACATGCCTCCTTCCTCGCAGAGGGGGAGCAGACTTCAGTTTCAGCAAAACAATTCAGAGAGCACAATAGTCCCCAGCAAAGGCCAGGACCGGAAGCCAGGGAACCTGGTCTAG
- the LDLRAD4 gene encoding low-density lipoprotein receptor class A domain-containing protein 4 isoform X4 gives MVVVIICLLNHYKLSTRSFINRQSQSRRQEETLQTEGCLWPSESSVSRQGASEIMYAPRSRDRFTTPSFMQRDRFSRFQPTYPYMQHEIDLPPTISLSDGEEPPPYQGPCTLQLRDPEQQMELNRESVRAPPNRTIFDSDLIDISMYNGGPCPPSSNSGISATNYSSNGRMEGPPPTYSEVMGHYPGSSFFHHQHSNMPPSSQRGSRLQFQQNNSESTIVPSKGQDRKPGNLV, from the exons ATGGTGGTAGTGATCATCTGCTTGTTGAACCATTACAAACTCTCGACTCGCTCCTTTATCAACCGGCAGAGCcaaagcaggaggcaggaggaaaCTCTGCAGACG GAGGGGTGCTTGTGGCCTTCAGAAAGCTCGGTTTCACGCCAGGGTGCTTCAGAG ATCATGTACGCCCCGAGGTCCAGGGACAGGTTCACCACCCCATCCTTTATGCAGCGGGACCGTTTCAGTCGCTTCCAGCCCACCTACCCTTACATGCAGCATGAGATTGACCTTCCTCCCACCATCTCCCTCTCGGACGGCGAAGAGCCGCCGCCGTACCAGGGCCCGTGCACGCTGCAGCTCCGGGACCCCGAGCAGCAGATGGAGCTCAACCGGGAATCCGTCAGGGCGCCGCCCAACCGAACCATTTTTGATAGCGACTTGATAGACATCTCCATGTACAATGGGGGTCCCTGCCCACCCAGCAGCAACTCGGGCATAAGTGCAACCAACTATAGCAGTaatggaaggatggaaggacCGCCCCCGACGTACAGCGAGGTCATGGGCCATTACCCCGGCTCCTCTTTTTTCCATCACCAGCACAGCAACATGCCTCCTTCCTCGCAGAGGGGGAGCAGACTTCAGTTTCAGCAAAACAATTCAGAGAGCACAATAGTCCCCAGCAAAGGCCAGGACCGGAAGCCAGGGAACCTGGTCTAG